The genomic region CCAAAAACTCGCCGCGCAACGCGACGAACTCGACTATGAAATCGACGGTATCGTGATCAAAATCGACGATCACCGGCTGCGCGAAGCGCTGGGTACTCGCGAGCGTAATCCCCGTTGGGCGATCGCCTGGAAATTCGAACCGCGCGAAGAGGTCACCACCGTCGAAGACATCGTGGTCCAGGTCGGGCGCACCGGCATTCTCACCCCGGTCGCCCTGCTTCAGCCGGTAGATGTGAGCGGCGTGACGGTGAGTCGAGCGACCCTGCATAACGCGGATGAAATCCGGCGTAAGGATATCCGGGTGGGCGATCGCGTTCGCATCATTCGGGCCGGTGACGTCATCCCCGAGGTCAATGAACGCATCAAGCAGCCCGGCAAAAAACGCTCGTCCCCGTTCACCATGCCCAAACGTTGTCCGGTATGCGACTCGCAAATCGTGCGCGAAGGCGCCTACTATCTGTGTACGGGCGGACTGAGCTGTCCGGCGCAGTTGGCCGCCCGCATTCAACATTACGCCACCCGCGACGCGATGGACATCGAACATCTGGGAGAAAAGACGGCGGCACAATTGGTCAAGCGAGAATTCGTCCACGATCTCGCCGACCTCTATGCCCTCACCGTGGACGACATCGAATCCTTGGAAGGATTTGCCGAGCGCTCGGCCCGACAACTTTACGAAGCCATCCAAAACGCGAAGCAACCCCGGCTCGACCGCTTTTTGTACGGACTCGGTATTCCGCATGTGGGCCAACGCATGGCCCGGTTGCTCGCGGAGCGATTCCGCAGCCTGGCTACATTGACCGAGGCCGGACAGCGGAAAATCGAACGGATTGAGGGAATCGGTGAGGAAATCGCCGAGGCGACGGCGGAATTCTTCGGCGACCGCCGCAATCTCGACGTCATCGAGCGAATGCGCGAGGCCGGAGTCGAAGTACGCCCCATGCCCCGTAGACGACAACCTCTGAAAGGAAGGACCTTCGTATTTACCGGATCGCTGAAGCACTTCACCCGCGACGAGGCTCAAGAACAGGTCGAGGCCTTGGGCGCCCGCGCCACTTCCAGCGTCAGCGGAGAAACCGATTTCCTCGTCGTGGGCAAGAATCCGGGCGGCAAGCTCGAAGAGGCGAAAAAGCTGGGGATTACGCTTATCGACGAGGATGAATTTCTAAGCATGTTGGATGAATGTGGCGCGCACTCCCCACCTTGATCAGATTCATAATTTACTGAAAAAGCTATCTACTTGCTTTTCCGCTTCATCCTTTGCTATTCCATAACGTTCTTGGAGCACTCCGATAAACTTGTCCCGCTCACCCTCAATTCTATCCAAGTCATCATCAGTCAAATCAGCCCAGTTTTTTTTGGCTTCACCTTTAAACTGATTCCAGTTGCCTTTAATTTGTTCCCAGTTCATATCTATCTCCTATGTTTTGTTCTAAACATGCATTTGTTGGTGCTTTTTCATCCATGATTTCGACCATAATAGGCAAATGTTTTGATTATCCTTTCGGTCCCAGAAAGAACCAAAGCACTAAACCAATCACGGGCAGCACCAGGATAACAACCACCCATAAAACTTTGATGCCTATATCTGCCGAGCTTTGAATAACTTTGATGATAGCCCAAACATCTAGAATCAATAGAACAAGGCCGAGCAGGCCACCAACTTCAATATCCATAATTGTTCCCCACTTCGGTTATTGTTTCGATTTTACGATTGCTTTATAAAATTACTATGGGGCGGATTTTTTATTTAAACATTGACATTTGTCAATAAATAAAAAATTCTTGTGACCGGTGTTGCGAGTGCGAGAAAGTTGGGAGCAAAATTCACCCGCCGACGGCATCTCAGTTCAAGAAACCGTGCAAGGTTTGCGCAAGATGACGGAACGCCAATGCCTTGATGATGGTTTATTGAAATTTGTCAATGACCTACTCCATTTACTATTCAATGATATAGATTCAAATACCGCCAAAAGGGGTATTTTTATATTCCGAAATGGCGATCAGAAAACTGAGATTGCACAATTTTATAGAGGAGAAAAGCCATGGCCACTTTAAAAGTTATCGAAGTCCTCGCCCAATCCGAGAAAAGCTGGGAAGACGCGGCTCAAGTTGCTCTGGCTAAAGCCGCTGAGACGCTGCATAACGTCAAATCCATCTATATCAAGGAAATGGAAGCTAAAGTGGAAAATAACCGAATCACTCAATATCGGATCAACGCAAAGATCTCGTTCGAGCTCGATT from Methylohalobius crimeensis 10Ki harbors:
- the ligA gene encoding NAD-dependent DNA ligase LigA, with amino-acid sequence MDFKQHPSTDFKGIDQLDKKAAAEEIEALREGIHYHDHLYYVKNRPEISDAVYDRLFQRLMDLETAFPDLKTPDSPTARVGAEPVDKLKKVRHTAAMLSLQATLDRSDIESFLETARSKARQETVRCCLEPKFDGLSVEVVYERGRFQYGATRGNGEVGEDISHNLKTIHTLPLALQDRKHAPGSLAVRGEVFMPKPGFVALNRQRVEHGEEPFANPRNAAAGLMRQFESRQVADKPLAIFFYEILTTDGDLPPTHRETLQRLSDWDLKTAPLNTTASSLKEIQEYHQKLAAQRDELDYEIDGIVIKIDDHRLREALGTRERNPRWAIAWKFEPREEVTTVEDIVVQVGRTGILTPVALLQPVDVSGVTVSRATLHNADEIRRKDIRVGDRVRIIRAGDVIPEVNERIKQPGKKRSSPFTMPKRCPVCDSQIVREGAYYLCTGGLSCPAQLAARIQHYATRDAMDIEHLGEKTAAQLVKREFVHDLADLYALTVDDIESLEGFAERSARQLYEAIQNAKQPRLDRFLYGLGIPHVGQRMARLLAERFRSLATLTEAGQRKIERIEGIGEEIAEATAEFFGDRRNLDVIERMREAGVEVRPMPRRRQPLKGRTFVFTGSLKHFTRDEAQEQVEALGARATSSVSGETDFLVVGKNPGGKLEEAKKLGITLIDEDEFLSMLDECGAHSPP
- a CDS encoding CsbD family protein, which produces MNWEQIKGNWNQFKGEAKKNWADLTDDDLDRIEGERDKFIGVLQERYGIAKDEAEKQVDSFFSKL
- a CDS encoding PLDc N-terminal domain-containing protein, which gives rise to MDIEVGGLLGLVLLILDVWAIIKVIQSSADIGIKVLWVVVILVLPVIGLVLWFFLGPKG
- a CDS encoding dodecin family protein, whose translation is MATLKVIEVLAQSEKSWEDAAQVALAKAAETLHNVKSIYIKEMEAKVENNRITQYRINAKISFELD